A genomic segment from Acidobacteriota bacterium encodes:
- a CDS encoding DUF362 domain-containing protein — MGPLLEAAGLDFIRPGDLTAVKLSFGERGNTAFLRPVFVRKAVDMIKAKGGKPFLTDTNTLYHGSRTDSVDHVSLAVEHGFGLAQTGAPVIMADGLRSESWTKVEVGLKHFKHVKLGSVVREADALVSLAHFKGHMLLGFGGTLKNLGMGLGSRSQKQLMHGGAVRPEFVKGVKCIACGRCVEVCLQGAARVEKGRARFDPDRCVGCADCIAACPARCLRILWTEKPEVVGEKTVETACGVLRLMRDKALFVNVILDVSPECDCFPFADVPVSPNIGIVASRDPVAVDQAAADLVNARESIPGSAIGKRGKHEDKIRAVHPEVDWRVHLHYAETIGLGTCSYELVELD; from the coding sequence ATGGGACCGCTCCTCGAGGCCGCCGGTCTCGATTTCATCCGCCCCGGCGACCTGACGGCCGTCAAGCTGAGCTTCGGCGAGCGGGGGAACACGGCCTTCCTGCGCCCCGTTTTCGTCCGCAAGGCCGTGGACATGATCAAGGCGAAGGGGGGAAAGCCCTTCCTGACGGACACCAACACGCTCTACCACGGCTCCCGAACCGACTCGGTGGACCACGTGAGCCTGGCGGTGGAGCACGGCTTCGGGCTGGCCCAGACCGGCGCGCCCGTCATCATGGCCGACGGCCTGCGCTCCGAGAGCTGGACGAAGGTGGAGGTCGGGCTGAAGCACTTCAAGCACGTCAAGCTCGGCAGCGTCGTCCGGGAGGCCGACGCCCTGGTCAGCCTCGCCCACTTCAAGGGGCACATGCTCCTGGGGTTCGGGGGGACCCTGAAAAACCTCGGCATGGGGCTCGGTTCCCGATCCCAGAAGCAGCTGATGCACGGCGGGGCCGTCCGGCCCGAATTCGTCAAGGGCGTCAAGTGCATCGCCTGCGGGCGCTGCGTGGAAGTCTGCCTGCAGGGTGCCGCCCGGGTGGAGAAGGGCCGGGCCCGCTTCGACCCCGACCGGTGCGTGGGGTGCGCCGACTGCATCGCCGCCTGCCCGGCCCGGTGCCTTCGGATCCTTTGGACCGAGAAACCCGAGGTGGTCGGGGAAAAGACCGTCGAGACGGCCTGCGGCGTGCTCCGGTTGATGAGGGACAAGGCCCTGTTCGTCAACGTCATCCTCGACGTGAGCCCCGAGTGCGACTGCTTCCCCTTCGCGGACGTCCCGGTGTCCCCCAACATCGGGATCGTCGCGTCCCGGGACCCCGTGGCCGTCGACCAGGCCGCGGCGGACCTGGTCAACGCGCGCGAGTCCATCCCCGGCAGCGCCATCGGGAAAAGAGGGAAGCACGAGGACAAGATCCGGGCCGTCCACCCCGAGGTCGACTGGCGGGTCCACCTGCACTACGCCGAGACCATCGGCCTCGGCACCTGCAGCTACGAGCTGGTGGAACTCGACTGA
- the pyk gene encoding pyruvate kinase, whose translation MDTRALFPKKTKIVATYGPALSAPGMLRRAVEAGVNVFRYNFSHGSAEGFAALRDQVREAERETGRTVGVLADLQGPKIRIGRLVNREPVLLTAGASFSLLRENVEGDASRASVSYAFEPDEFPVGMRILLDDGRIILTVAETSREALVCHVAKGGLLREHKGVNFPGIATRLPALTEKDRRDAEAARDLGADFIALSFVRSAQDMRDLRALVARGDGGPFLVAKIEKPQAVERLDEILDATDGVMVARGDLGVEVDIERIGVLQKRIIQRCAARGVPVITATQMLESMTEEPMPTRAEATDVANAVLDGTDAVMLSEESAMGKYPLEAIGTLAGIAARTEEYQDGLCCACREAPESAARGEVLYSVAHAAVTAAHDLEAKGILVHTLSGRTAAVVSRFRPRPPVVAMSPDPVACRRMALLYGVFPWPIDRFGNTDELMAFTERRISERFHAEPGFRFVVVTGQFQAVGATNSIRVVTPRP comes from the coding sequence ATGGACACTCGGGCACTCTTTCCCAAGAAGACGAAGATCGTCGCCACCTACGGACCGGCCCTCTCGGCGCCCGGGATGCTGCGGCGGGCCGTCGAGGCCGGGGTGAACGTCTTCCGGTACAACTTCTCCCACGGTTCCGCGGAAGGGTTCGCGGCCCTCCGGGACCAGGTCCGCGAGGCCGAGCGCGAAACCGGCCGGACCGTGGGGGTCCTCGCCGACCTCCAGGGCCCCAAGATCCGCATCGGCAGGCTGGTGAACCGCGAGCCCGTCCTCCTGACCGCGGGGGCGTCGTTTTCACTCCTGCGGGAAAACGTGGAGGGGGACGCCTCCCGGGCCTCGGTCTCCTACGCCTTCGAGCCCGACGAATTTCCGGTGGGGATGCGCATCCTCCTGGACGACGGCCGGATCATCCTGACGGTGGCGGAAACCTCCCGGGAGGCCCTGGTGTGCCACGTCGCCAAGGGCGGGCTGCTCCGGGAACACAAGGGGGTCAACTTCCCCGGGATCGCCACCCGCCTCCCCGCGCTGACGGAAAAGGACCGCCGGGACGCGGAAGCGGCCCGGGACCTCGGCGCGGACTTCATCGCCCTGAGCTTCGTCCGCTCGGCGCAGGACATGCGGGACCTGCGCGCCCTCGTCGCCCGCGGGGACGGCGGGCCCTTCCTGGTGGCCAAGATCGAGAAACCCCAGGCGGTGGAGCGTCTCGACGAGATCCTCGACGCCACCGACGGCGTCATGGTGGCCCGGGGCGACCTCGGGGTCGAGGTGGACATCGAGCGCATCGGCGTGCTGCAGAAACGGATCATTCAGCGGTGCGCGGCCCGGGGGGTCCCCGTCATCACCGCCACCCAGATGCTGGAGAGCATGACGGAGGAACCCATGCCCACCCGGGCGGAAGCCACCGACGTCGCCAACGCCGTCCTGGACGGCACCGACGCCGTGATGCTCTCCGAGGAGTCGGCCATGGGGAAGTACCCCCTGGAGGCCATCGGCACCCTGGCGGGGATCGCCGCCCGGACCGAGGAGTACCAGGACGGCCTCTGCTGCGCCTGCCGGGAGGCGCCGGAGAGCGCGGCACGCGGCGAAGTCCTCTACTCGGTGGCCCACGCCGCGGTGACGGCGGCCCACGACCTGGAGGCGAAGGGGATCCTCGTCCACACCCTCTCGGGGCGCACGGCGGCCGTGGTGTCGCGGTTCCGCCCCCGCCCGCCCGTCGTGGCCATGTCGCCGGACCCCGTCGCGTGCCGGCGCATGGCGCTGCTCTACGGGGTCTTCCCCTGGCCCATCGACCGCTTCGGGAACACCGACGAACTGATGGCTTTCACGGAGCGCCGGATCTCCGAACGTTTCCACGCCGAGCCAGGGTTCCGGTTCGTGGTGGTCACGGGCCAGTTCCAGGCCGTGGGAGCCACCAACTCCATCCGGGTGGTCACGCCCCGCCCGTGA
- a CDS encoding PAS domain S-box protein: MYDDPEHPSYHRRHPFPPGCAAGEDAPDTYCRFWDLTRNTSDLIYTLDLQGRITSANQACERVSGYTRDELVGMDISSVIASPEQEQLSREQIARKIAGQELTSVYELECRDKSGRPVVLEINSHLNFRNGKPYEIFGIARDVTFRREMERALAESEDRFRNLVAELPVVVVIHADNRIEYINDAVKELLGYTVEEMMNGPVLVHIHEEDRPMVVEMIRRRFRGEDVPGYVTRFRRKDGTVVHGQVRGVITRYKNRPMILTVLNDVEDRLRFEAEMNRAKEELEERVEERTAALKRANQKLLELDQVKTDFLSTVSHELRTPLTSIVGFAKIMRKRFREVLLPLIPDEDDRICRLVGQMRENFDVIISEGDRLTALINDLLDLSKMEAGRIEWKRESLDAAVLVRKAAASIEPLCRQRGLDLSTEVPPDPVLLVGDPDRLHQVILNLVSNAVKFTETGCVTVGCRRHPDHVRFSVMDTGPGIPEEHRLRIFDKFTQIEPPKGPRAKGTGLGLAICRQIVEAHGGAIWVENAAAGGSNFLFTLPL; the protein is encoded by the coding sequence ATGTACGACGACCCGGAACACCCCTCCTATCACCGCCGGCACCCGTTCCCGCCGGGTTGCGCCGCGGGGGAGGACGCCCCCGACACCTATTGCCGTTTCTGGGACCTCACCCGGAACACCAGCGACCTCATCTACACCCTCGACCTCCAGGGGCGGATCACCTCCGCCAACCAGGCCTGCGAGCGGGTCTCCGGCTACACCCGGGACGAGCTGGTGGGCATGGACATCTCCTCCGTCATCGCGTCCCCGGAACAGGAGCAGCTGTCCCGGGAGCAGATCGCGCGAAAGATCGCCGGGCAGGAGCTGACCTCGGTCTACGAGCTCGAGTGCCGGGACAAGTCCGGGCGGCCGGTGGTCCTGGAGATCAACAGCCACCTGAATTTCCGCAACGGCAAGCCTTACGAGATCTTCGGGATCGCCCGGGACGTGACCTTCCGCCGGGAGATGGAGCGGGCGCTGGCCGAGAGCGAGGACCGTTTCCGCAACCTGGTGGCCGAACTCCCGGTAGTGGTGGTCATCCATGCGGACAACCGGATCGAGTACATCAACGACGCCGTGAAGGAACTGCTCGGGTACACGGTCGAGGAGATGATGAACGGCCCGGTCCTCGTCCACATCCACGAGGAGGACCGCCCCATGGTCGTGGAAATGATCCGGCGGCGGTTCCGCGGCGAGGACGTCCCCGGGTACGTCACCCGCTTCCGTCGGAAGGACGGGACGGTGGTCCACGGGCAGGTCCGGGGCGTCATCACCAGGTACAAGAACCGCCCCATGATTCTCACCGTTCTGAACGACGTCGAGGATCGCCTGCGCTTCGAGGCCGAGATGAACCGGGCCAAGGAGGAACTGGAGGAACGGGTGGAAGAGCGCACGGCCGCCCTGAAGCGGGCCAACCAGAAGCTCCTTGAACTCGACCAGGTGAAGACGGACTTCCTCTCCACCGTCTCCCACGAGCTCCGGACCCCCCTGACCTCCATCGTCGGTTTCGCCAAGATCATGCGGAAGCGGTTTCGCGAGGTTCTCCTCCCGCTCATCCCCGACGAGGACGACCGGATCTGCAGGCTGGTGGGGCAGATGCGGGAGAACTTCGACGTGATCATCTCGGAGGGCGACCGCCTGACCGCCCTCATCAACGACCTTCTGGACCTCTCCAAGATGGAAGCCGGGCGGATCGAGTGGAAGCGGGAGTCCCTCGACGCCGCGGTCCTGGTCCGCAAAGCCGCGGCGTCCATCGAGCCGCTCTGCCGGCAGCGGGGACTGGACCTGTCCACCGAGGTCCCCCCGGACCCGGTCCTCCTCGTGGGGGACCCCGACCGCCTCCACCAGGTCATTCTCAACCTGGTGAGCAACGCCGTGAAGTTCACCGAGACGGGTTGCGTCACGGTAGGGTGCCGGCGGCACCCCGACCACGTCCGCTTCAGCGTCATGGACACCGGGCCCGGGATCCCCGAGGAACACCGCCTGCGAATCTTCGACAAGTTCACCCAGATCGAGCCGCCCAAGGGTCCGCGGGCCAAGGGGACCGGGCTGGGTCTCGCCATCTGCCGGCAGATCGTGGAGGCACACGGGGGCGCCATCTGGGTGGAAAACGCAGCGGCGGGCGGGAGCAATTTCCTCTTCACCCTCCCGCTCTGA
- a CDS encoding S8 family serine peptidase, with translation MFEPDFRDRQGLKTARGTRRSAGRFPGAAVLTAALLFLSLAVVPAASPAGKVDPLLLRELAKGGAVPCLVMLSDQADLSLARFIPDKAERGRWVYEQLTFTARNAQGALLSRLGKAGVPHRAFWIVNMVGVSADAGLVEELAGRDDVRCVYADPQVRLALPCPTALSPGMAAAVEWNLTKVRAPEAWNLGVRGAGVVVAGADTGYDWDHPALKSKYRGWDGANANHNYNWHDAVHAGGSTCGADSPEPCDDYGHGTHTMGTMVGEDGANQIGMAPQARWIGCRNMNGGVGSPTTYIECMQWFLAPTDLAGNNPDPSRAPDVINNSWGCPPDEGCTDPNVLQSAVASLRAAGIMVVASAGNSGSACSSITDPIAIYDESFTVGNTTSTDAISGSSSRGPVTVDGSNRLKPDVSAPGTNIRSCYPGTGYTTMSGTSMAGPHVAGLVALLISAAPALRGDVDALEAAIRTTAVPLTTTQTCGGVPGSSIPNNTFGYGRIDAFAAVSAVLPPGPLITTHPQSAGVCSGTTTSLSVTANGTGTLHYAWYQGAPGDTSIPVGTDSPSLTTSPVTTVVSYWVRVTDDEGSVDSLAATLTPLALPQIVSGPDDRRIPQKTAVTLTVTVAGGSPSFQWYQGTAGDTSTPVGTNAASYTTPSLTVNTNYWVRASNLCGAVDSRTALVRVYNPGADLNEDGYINAVDLSLEAGFLAANLTELPCGTWCADVNGDHEVNALDLWAVFKEITE, from the coding sequence ATGTTCGAACCCGATTTTCGTGACCGCCAGGGTCTGAAGACCGCCCGCGGGACCCGTCGCTCGGCGGGCCGCTTCCCCGGGGCCGCCGTTCTGACCGCCGCCTTGTTGTTCCTTTCCCTGGCCGTCGTTCCCGCGGCCTCCCCCGCGGGGAAGGTGGACCCGCTCCTCCTGCGTGAACTGGCCAAGGGCGGCGCCGTCCCGTGCCTGGTGATGCTGTCCGACCAGGCGGACCTCTCCCTGGCCCGGTTCATCCCCGACAAGGCGGAGCGCGGGCGGTGGGTCTATGAGCAGCTCACGTTTACCGCCCGGAACGCCCAGGGGGCGCTGCTGTCCCGCCTGGGCAAGGCGGGGGTGCCCCACCGCGCCTTCTGGATCGTGAACATGGTGGGCGTCAGCGCCGACGCCGGCCTCGTCGAGGAACTGGCGGGTCGGGATGACGTGCGCTGCGTGTACGCCGACCCCCAGGTCCGCCTGGCGCTGCCTTGCCCGACCGCGTTGTCGCCGGGGATGGCCGCGGCGGTGGAGTGGAACCTCACCAAGGTCCGGGCCCCCGAGGCCTGGAACCTCGGCGTGCGCGGCGCCGGCGTCGTGGTCGCCGGTGCAGACACCGGCTACGACTGGGACCACCCCGCCCTCAAATCGAAGTACCGCGGTTGGGACGGCGCGAACGCGAACCACAACTACAACTGGCACGACGCCGTCCACGCCGGCGGGAGCACCTGCGGCGCCGACTCGCCCGAGCCCTGCGACGATTACGGCCACGGGACCCACACCATGGGCACCATGGTGGGCGAGGACGGGGCCAACCAGATCGGCATGGCGCCCCAGGCGCGCTGGATCGGGTGTCGCAACATGAACGGCGGGGTGGGTTCCCCCACCACCTACATCGAGTGCATGCAGTGGTTTTTAGCCCCCACCGACCTGGCGGGGAACAACCCCGACCCCTCCCGCGCACCCGACGTCATCAACAACTCGTGGGGCTGCCCGCCCGACGAGGGGTGCACCGACCCCAACGTCCTCCAGTCGGCCGTGGCCAGCCTCCGGGCGGCCGGCATCATGGTGGTGGCCTCCGCCGGGAACTCCGGAAGCGCCTGCTCCTCCATCACCGACCCCATCGCCATCTACGACGAGAGCTTCACCGTGGGCAACACCACCTCCACCGACGCCATCTCGGGCTCCTCGAGCCGGGGCCCCGTCACCGTGGACGGCAGCAACCGTCTCAAGCCGGACGTCTCCGCCCCCGGGACCAACATACGCTCCTGCTACCCCGGCACCGGCTACACGACCATGAGCGGCACCAGCATGGCGGGCCCCCACGTGGCCGGCCTGGTGGCCCTGCTGATCTCCGCCGCGCCGGCGCTCCGCGGCGACGTGGACGCCCTCGAGGCGGCCATCCGGACCACCGCCGTCCCCCTGACCACCACGCAGACCTGCGGCGGCGTCCCCGGGAGCAGCATCCCCAACAACACCTTCGGTTACGGGCGAATCGACGCCTTCGCGGCCGTGTCGGCCGTGCTCCCCCCGGGCCCCCTCATCACGACACACCCCCAAAGCGCCGGCGTCTGCAGCGGGACGACGACCTCCCTGAGCGTGACCGCCAACGGCACCGGGACGCTGCACTACGCATGGTACCAGGGCGCGCCTGGCGACACCTCGATCCCCGTGGGGACCGATTCCCCCTCCCTGACCACCTCGCCGGTGACCACCGTGGTCAGTTACTGGGTCCGGGTGACCGACGACGAGGGGTCCGTCGACAGCCTGGCCGCCACCCTCACCCCCCTGGCACTCCCCCAGATCGTTTCCGGGCCCGACGACCGGCGGATCCCCCAGAAGACCGCCGTCACCCTCACCGTCACCGTCGCCGGGGGGTCCCCCTCCTTCCAGTGGTACCAGGGCACCGCGGGCGACACCTCGACCCCGGTGGGGACGAACGCCGCTTCTTACACGACGCCCAGCCTCACCGTCAACACGAATTACTGGGTCCGCGCGTCCAACCTCTGCGGCGCCGTCGACTCCCGTACCGCCCTGGTCCGCGTCTACAACCCCGGCGCCGACCTCAACGAGGACGGGTACATCAACGCCGTGGACCTGTCCCTCGAGGCGGGTTTTCTGGCCGCCAACCTGACGGAACTCCCCTGCGGCACCTGGTGCGCCGACGTCAACGGGGATCACGAGGTGAACGCGCTGGATTTGTGGGCGGTGTTCAAGGAAATCACGGAATAG